The sequence TGCTTCTTTAGCTCAGTTGGTAGAGCCCACGACTGTTAATCGTGTTGTCGCTGGTTCGAGTCCAGCAAGAAGCGCCATTTTGAGAATATACAGACAACCTTTGAAGGTTGTTTTTTTATTTTATACAAGAAAATTATAAATTGATTTTTTTATGAAAAATTAAAAAATTTATCTAATATTAAAATAAAAACTTAAATGTTATAAAAAATATAAATAAAAAAGACTATTGTTAATAGAGTTTAGATCACTATTATTTACAATAGTCTTTTATTTTAATTATAGATTATATCCAAAATAGATATTAAATAAAACATCATTATTATCTAAGACATTATTTGTTATAGTTATTTCTAATGGTCCTAAGAAAGTATTCCATCCAAGTCCAACTCCATATCCATGATAAAAATCATCTGAGAAAGAGCTATTTCTTTGATATTGGAAGAATAAGTTATCAGCATCATAAGTAAGAATATTATACCTTCCCACTAAATAAAGATTAGAATCAATATTATATTGTAGATTAAGTCCAGCAATAAATACTTTGCTAGCAACAATACCATAGTGATGAACACCATAGAAATCAAATTCCTGATGATTTAAAGAGAATTTTCTAGAGCCACCTATTTTGAAAAGTCCTTCGTATTGATTATCAAAATTATTTTCAATAATTCCTCCACCAGATGTAAATAATCCGAAAGATAAATCTTTGGTAACTGGTAAAGCTTTGTAGAAATTATATTTATATCCTTGGAAATTAAAATCATCTGTTGAAATTCCTTTGTTTGTAAATCCCATTAGGTATCCAAAAGTTCCTTTTGATGGGAAAGTGATAGAATCTAAATTATCATGAATAATATAAGCTCCTGTCCAGAAATAATCTCTTATATCATCAAAAGGATATGAAAGTCCTGAGTTAAAAGAATATCCAGAATAAGTATATTTTCCAGTAACTCCAAATAGTGTATCATTATTAAGAGGAGTACTAAAATCATATTTTAAATTTAAGGATCTACTTATGTATTTTGAAATTAATTTTCCTTTATCATGACCATATAAAAATATTGGATTGTATTCATAAGAGATAGTGTAGTTTGTAGTAAAATCTCTTCCAAAGAATTTATATGAACTTCGATTTCCAAAACCTATTTTAGGGAAGAATGAAAGTTCACTATTGATATAGTAATTTTGCCCAAACATATTTTCAAAAGGTAAATCTGTATTAAGATTTAATGCAATACCATAGTTATTTGAAATATAACTTAGGTTACCATAAATTTTAAATCTAGGACTTTCTTTTATAGCAAAAGTAACTTTATCACCATCAACTTCATAAAAAACTCTATCCACGTACGAAAGAGCATATAATTTTTTAGCCCAAGTGTTTAAGTCCTCAATGGATAAAGAATCCTTTTTAGGTTTTAAATCAAGAACATTAGAACCGGATAAATATCTATTTCCACTTAATTCTATATGAGATACAGATGTTGAAAACTCTTTTAAATTTTCACCTTTCTCTTTTATAGCTAAGAATTTTTTTTCATTGCTAAGATTTTTAAGTTGCTTTGAAAATTTTTCAGTGGCAATCTCTCCCTCTTTAATAATCTCAGGTAAACTATTAAAATCAAGAGTTCCATAATTTTTTACATTAGGGACAATAAGCAAATCAACATATTCTTTTTGAATAGCTGTGCTTTTAAATCCATTGTATGTAGAAATTTTATCAACAACAGTTATTATATTTGATTTATCATTTATAACAGTTGGATTAGCAGTGATATCAACACCAATTATAATATCGGCTCCAGATCTTATAGCCTCAAGGACAGGAAAATTATCAGTAACTCCTCCATCAACAAAATATTCACCCTTGTGGTCAATAGGTGTAATAATAGATGGAATTGCCATACTCATAAGAACAGCTTTTGCTAAATCCCCCTCTTTTACAGCAAAACTTTTTCCAGTATTAATATTTGTAGAAATAGCTCTAAATTTTATAGGAAAATCATCAAAGCTTTTTATTCTTTCAGCTTTTTCAAAAGCTTTTTTAAAAGTCAGATAAATATGTTCTCCATTAACTATCCCAAGTGGAAAATATATATTATTATTTTCATCAATTGATATTCCAAGTGTTCCATCTTTCTCTAAAAGTTTTTGAGAGATGTTTTTTAGAGGTCTGTCAGAGCTATTTGAAAAAAGTTTGTCAAACTCTTGGGTCATCATAAATTCTTCTATTTCAGCAGGAGAGTATCCGATAGAATAAAGAGCTCCAACTATACTACCAGCACTAGTTCCTACAATTACATCAACAGGAACATTATATTTTTCCAAAATTTTTAAAACTCCAATATGTCCAGCACCTTTAGCTCCTCCTCCACTTAAGACAAGAGCTATTTTTGGAGAGGCATTTTTTTTATTAATATCAAATTTATTTTTAGACATATGTTGTTTTAAAAGTTCCAAATCTTTTATCTTTTCTTCAAACTCTTTTATATGTCTATCAACAGCATCAATTTTATCTTGTTTTGTATTAACTTGACCATAAAAATTTTTTTCCTCAGCAAAGCTAGAAAAAGTACAAACAATAAAAATCATAAAAAAAGAGATAAATTTTTTCATAGATTCCTCCTACTAAATGAATATTTAGATTATATCATAAAACAAAATTTTTTATGAAAAAAAATAAAAATTATAGTATAATAAGGGTAATAAAAAGAATAATGGGAGGTTGTTTTTGTGAAAAAATTAGCATGGTTATTGACAGTCTTATTGGTAGGATGTACCTCTGTAGAAGAGAAATCACAGGAAGAAAATCCTATTGTATATAATGTAGCTATCGTAAATACTAATAATGTAAATGGAAATATTGAAGAGGGAGTAGGATACTCGAGACTTGCTACGATTATAAAAAATGAAGAGCAAAAATTTGGTAGCACTAATGTATTTTATTTAGACGGTGGAGGAAATTTTTCTGGAAGTGAGTTTGCAGATAGTTCTCGTGGAGAAAATGTAGTAAAAATATTAAATGCAATAAATCTTCAAGCAACAACTTTGGGAAAAGGAGATTTTATCTACGGAACTGAAAGAATAAAAGAATTAGAAAAAATATCTAATTTTAGAATAGTGGCATCAAATGTAAAATATAGAACAGGTGGGGATTTTGTAAGACCATATGTTTTAAGAAATATAGGTGGAGAAAAAGTGGCTATAATAGGGATAGTTTCTCCAGCACTTTATGATGAGATGGACGAAAAAACTAAGGCTCAAATAAAAATAGAAGAGCCTATTTTAGTGATACCACAACTTTTGGAACTTATAAGAAAAAATAATATAGATTTTGTAATAGCTCTTACTTCTATGGATGATAGCAATCTAAATAGAGAGTGGAATATAAGTGATATAGTAAAAAATATTCCAGGAATGGATATTGTTATAAGTAGTGGAGAGGGAAATGGAAGTTCAATAAAAAGAGTAGGAAATACTTATATAGTAAGAGAGGATAAAAATTTCCAAAGTGTTGGAGTTACAAAAATAGATATGTATGCTAATGATTCTAATCCTCAAAAAATGATTTATGAAAAAATAGAGGCAAAGGATTTAAAAGCTTTAACAAAAGTGGAAAAACCTATAAAAATAGAAAAAGTAGAAGAGGTAGTTTCAAAAGAAGTTCTTCATAGAGCTGTACCAGGAGATACTTTATATTCTTTAGCCAAATATTACGGAGTAACAGTAGATGATATAAAAAATCTAAATCCAAGTATTGTTGGAAATAATATAAAAGTTGGAGAAACTTATAAAATATCAGAGAAAAAAACAAAAATAGTAGAGAAAAAAGTGGAGACACCTACTGAAATAAAAGCAGAAGAAAAAATTATAGGTGGAGCTGACGGAAAAACAGAAATATACATAGAAGAAAAAGAAAATCAAATATCAAAAGAGGAAGTTGAAGATTTTGATTCAATAGCTGTTGAGATGAATGATATGGAAAGTATACCTCAAGATGCTGTAGAAATTGGAAAAAATGATATACCAACAAATCCAGCTATGGAAGATTTAATAAAAACATTGAAATAAAAAAATAAGGGGGAGTAATGGACGTAGTATTGGATATAAAACAAGATCTGAAATTAGTTTTAACTCAAGAAATGAAACTTTCCCTAAATATTTTGGAGATGTCTTTATATGATTTAGAAAGATATCTAATAAAAACTACAGAGATAAATCCCCTTATAGATGTAGAGTTTTCGAATAACTATGGAAAAAAATACTCAAGTGATGATGAGGAATTTTCACCACTTGATTTAGCTCATAAAGAAGAAAGTCTTATTGATTATCTTGAAGAGCAGATTGGATATTTGAAAATAGATAAAAAGACAGAATTTTTATGTAAATATATTATAAATAATCTTGATAAAAAGGGATATCTTACACTTAGTAAAAAAGAGATAAAGGATTTGACAAAATTTTCTATGAGAGATGTAGAGAAAGCTTTAGAGATAGTTAAAAATCTAGAGCCAATAGGAATAGGTGCATCAAATCTTGAAGAATGTTTGATTATTCAGTTACATAAAAAAAATATAAATGATATTGTTTTGGAAAATCTGATAAAATATTTTTTAAAAGAACTTTCAGAAAAAAAATATGGTGAGATTTCTGAAAAGTTAAAAATATCTGAAAATAAAATTAAAAACTATCTGGAAGTTATAAGAAAATTAAATCCTATACCAGCCAGAGGTTTTTATATGGGAGATGTCACAAACTATATTGCTCCTGAAGCAGAGATAAAAATGGTAGATGGGGAATATCAAGTTGTGATGTTAAATGAAAATATCCCAAAAATAAAAATAAAAGAGATTGAAAATAGAGAGAATAAAACTTTTTATAATTCAGCAGTAAGTTTGGTTAATTTTATAGAAAAAAGAAGAGAGACCTTGAAAAAAATATTAGAAATTCTTTTGGAGAGACAGTATAGTTTTTTTTCAGAAGAAAATGGAAAATTAAAAACTTTTACTTCAAAAGAGTTGTCTGAGATATTAAAGGTACATCAATCAACAGTGTCAAGGGCGATAAAAAATAAATATGTCTTAACTGAGAAAGGTATAATGAGAATAAAAGATTTATTTGTTTTAAATGATACTAAAGAGGTTGTATGTAGTCTTATAGAGGAGCTAATTTTGGGAGAGGATAGAAAAAAACCTTACACTGACCAAGAGATAGCAGACTATATAAAAGGACAAAAAATAGATATAGCTAGAAGAACAATAGCAAAATATAGAGAAGAGTTGGGGATAAAATCGGCTAGCAAAAGAAAAATAAAAATTATTTAGGAGTGAAGATGAATATATCTCTTATAGAAATAGAGGAACATATAAAAAAATATATAAAAGTTATTACAACTGTCATAAATGTTGATGTTGGAGTTGTGGATAAAAATATGAAGAGAGTTTCTGGAACTAGCAGATATAACGATACTGTTGGTGAAAGAGTTAGAGGAAATGTTTTTAAAAAAACTATTGAAACAGGAGAAACAAGTATAATAGAAAATCCTAGAACTCACGACCTTTGTCAAATTTGTGCTGACAAAGAGTTATGTAAAGAAACTTTGGAAATAGCTACTCCTATCTATTGTAACGGAGAGATAGAGGGAGTTTTGGGACTTTTATGTTTTAATGAGGAGCAAAAAAATAAAATACTTTTAGATGTAGAGTCTTATCTTGATTTTACAAAACAGATAGCAGAATTTATTGGAATGAAGTTTAAAGAGTATAGAGAAAGTTTACTTCAAAAAGAGAGAGAGGAAACTTTAAATCAACTTTTAAACAATATGACAAAAGGTGTCATCCTAAGTGATGTAGATGGAAATATAACAAGTATCAATCAAATAGGGATAAAAAAATTAAAACTTTCTTTTAATCCCGAGGGAAAAAAGATGCA comes from Fusobacterium perfoetens and encodes:
- a CDS encoding patatin-like phospholipase family protein, which codes for MKKFISFFMIFIVCTFSSFAEEKNFYGQVNTKQDKIDAVDRHIKEFEEKIKDLELLKQHMSKNKFDINKKNASPKIALVLSGGGAKGAGHIGVLKILEKYNVPVDVIVGTSAGSIVGALYSIGYSPAEIEEFMMTQEFDKLFSNSSDRPLKNISQKLLEKDGTLGISIDENNNIYFPLGIVNGEHIYLTFKKAFEKAERIKSFDDFPIKFRAISTNINTGKSFAVKEGDLAKAVLMSMAIPSIITPIDHKGEYFVDGGVTDNFPVLEAIRSGADIIIGVDITANPTVINDKSNIITVVDKISTYNGFKSTAIQKEYVDLLIVPNVKNYGTLDFNSLPEIIKEGEIATEKFSKQLKNLSNEKKFLAIKEKGENLKEFSTSVSHIELSGNRYLSGSNVLDLKPKKDSLSIEDLNTWAKKLYALSYVDRVFYEVDGDKVTFAIKESPRFKIYGNLSYISNNYGIALNLNTDLPFENMFGQNYYINSELSFFPKIGFGNRSSYKFFGRDFTTNYTISYEYNPIFLYGHDKGKLISKYISRSLNLKYDFSTPLNNDTLFGVTGKYTYSGYSFNSGLSYPFDDIRDYFWTGAYIIHDNLDSITFPSKGTFGYLMGFTNKGISTDDFNFQGYKYNFYKALPVTKDLSFGLFTSGGGIIENNFDNQYEGLFKIGGSRKFSLNHQEFDFYGVHHYGIVASKVFIAGLNLQYNIDSNLYLVGRYNILTYDADNLFFQYQRNSSFSDDFYHGYGVGLGWNTFLGPLEITITNNVLDNNDVLFNIYFGYNL
- a CDS encoding LysM peptidoglycan-binding domain-containing protein encodes the protein MKKLAWLLTVLLVGCTSVEEKSQEENPIVYNVAIVNTNNVNGNIEEGVGYSRLATIIKNEEQKFGSTNVFYLDGGGNFSGSEFADSSRGENVVKILNAINLQATTLGKGDFIYGTERIKELEKISNFRIVASNVKYRTGGDFVRPYVLRNIGGEKVAIIGIVSPALYDEMDEKTKAQIKIEEPILVIPQLLELIRKNNIDFVIALTSMDDSNLNREWNISDIVKNIPGMDIVISSGEGNGSSIKRVGNTYIVREDKNFQSVGVTKIDMYANDSNPQKMIYEKIEAKDLKALTKVEKPIKIEKVEEVVSKEVLHRAVPGDTLYSLAKYYGVTVDDIKNLNPSIVGNNIKVGETYKISEKKTKIVEKKVETPTEIKAEEKIIGGADGKTEIYIEEKENQISKEEVEDFDSIAVEMNDMESIPQDAVEIGKNDIPTNPAMEDLIKTLK
- the rpoN gene encoding RNA polymerase factor sigma-54, whose translation is MDVVLDIKQDLKLVLTQEMKLSLNILEMSLYDLERYLIKTTEINPLIDVEFSNNYGKKYSSDDEEFSPLDLAHKEESLIDYLEEQIGYLKIDKKTEFLCKYIINNLDKKGYLTLSKKEIKDLTKFSMRDVEKALEIVKNLEPIGIGASNLEECLIIQLHKKNINDIVLENLIKYFLKELSEKKYGEISEKLKISENKIKNYLEVIRKLNPIPARGFYMGDVTNYIAPEAEIKMVDGEYQVVMLNENIPKIKIKEIENRENKTFYNSAVSLVNFIEKRRETLKKILEILLERQYSFFSEENGKLKTFTSKELSEILKVHQSTVSRAIKNKYVLTEKGIMRIKDLFVLNDTKEVVCSLIEELILGEDRKKPYTDQEIADYIKGQKIDIARRTIAKYREELGIKSASKRKIKII